A genomic window from Montipora capricornis isolate CH-2021 chromosome 8, ASM3666992v2, whole genome shotgun sequence includes:
- the LOC138014547 gene encoding uncharacterized protein, translated as MASSDAERSCRGAQNNGTSPHVFPGEASAIAEGEVLIESEFLELNSQLHYSKTVHILLTEEFVFVKEIRDRRDSEVYSLLQHDSGKIVSKFLRSEVAIEVCHDCAFTFKAKWSKDSSVWKTYELCGREEVWPKWLRSFNVDEAQGLTMSSSNSIGSDSDSDDCSDDEEGDDLQMIPEYALTLSVDRTISTWSVSMLNPRRVRRLAITQFHQPTLPSLESSRNDSDLEDMFDSLNTGSIYRSNSHPNISLAKPFRCPSLPNVCDLGNVRLDADLRFNSCRTRGQSTEDHLTRDGENSDQNIALATLQQRVENLRAHPSNLNFVRNSKGDDGDWVQMTPPKHHRKHSLCLAIGNEANRIPMPSDFSTKCIRQSRVSFKQESIKENGGVLHSPLAKTKESRLSPKRCLARRSDSLPASKRPDLSCDARSNSVSENKSVAARRLEFKDDMAFALTEGNELPRKEKIKRFWSVLYKKRPKLKMQITESNDSCKDSDMAVRTDNGNSLSVQGFDLHNGVVAVGRRGGFSDSFAAVRSLASTKEEEATVTVQSKQDTLSADQTPLGKSHISHFGSMRKKGLVKKILSPIFKTSTQQGEISNQVSSPVGEVPQYPDSSDGYLPGLSQRLVDIDASLFAREITLIDKELFIRIPWPELSKCGWMTKDKYVSSPNVMAMVEFFNRVALLAASEVLSQDTASGRARAISKVIQIADKCHLLGNFNSLKALLAGLQCTPVYRLKESWKEVPSKRKKKFRDLSILMGESDNFMLYRTELSNCLENGPCLPFLGNFLTEIAQTYTYLSCSRKKPLKNGKASPLLRRNNDKIDSTDGGAINGKITRSNGISVVNGGIHLNGDSTLRDARDRENLTQEGNGKRNAKVKRTPSRSKLFRLHSRPNGTASDVSLNRRGNNCAEVLDISDGNLRKRLNSSSDSVITSSSSLNENSTPRSNSRTSCRPPLFRRLSETSPNQNGSSFSLKTPKRRLSETKSSETRRSFLKGFIRRTPSSQSVKEGRVSQDPSSEQLTMSLSTLSMSESSNHVKSFVDRLAKSQSSPSVKEDVIRGRLSPEFKPSSKIEVNRLSSRNLLAEDAPRGSVSELLSGTERQLWGYQIASIQYNFVSRPFVRHFLLNAPFNSEEENYRLSLKRETPSKKANT; from the exons ATGGCGTCGTCAGATGCCGAGCGCAGTTGTCGGGGCGCGCAAAACAATGGAACTTCACCGCATGTTTTTCCCGGTGAAGCATCAGCGATCGCGGAAGGAGAGGTTTTGATTGAAAGCGAATTCCTAGAACTAAATAGCCAACTTCACTACTCGAAAACAGTTCATATTTTATTGACGGAAGAGTTTGTTTTTGTCAAAGAAATAAGGGACAGGAGAGACTCCGAGGTGTACAGCTTGTTGCAGCACGACTCTGGCAAAATTGTCTCTAAATTTCTCCGCTCCGAAGTGGCTATTGAAGTCTGCCACGACTGCGCTTTCACTTTCAAAGCTAAGTGGAGCAAGGATTCGTCGGTTTGGAAGACTTACGAGCTTTGTGGCAGGGAGGAGGTATGGCCTAAATGGCTGCGGAGTTTTAACGTTGACGAAGCCCAAGGTCTGACAATGAGTTCCTCTAATTCGATCGGGAGCGACTCTGACTCCGATGATTGCAGTGATGATGAAGAAGGCGACGATCTTCAAATGATTCCAGAGTATGCGTTGACTCTATCGGTGGATCGCACGATTTCTACCTGGTCCGTGTCTATGTTAAACCCGAGAAGAGTTCGGCGACTTGCGATCACCCAATTTCATCAACCTACACTTCCATCGCTCGAAAGCTCGCGAAATGACAGCGATCTGGAGGATATGTTCGATAGCTTAAACACTGGATCGATATACAGATCAAATTCCCACCCAAACATATCCCTTGCTAAGCCTTTTCGATGTCCGTCTTTGCCAAACGTTTGTGATTTAGGAAACGTTCGTTTAGACGCTGATTTGAGGTTTAACTCGTGTAGAACTCGTGGTCAAAGCACCGAAGACCATTTAACTCGAGATGGTGAAAATTCAGATCAAAATATAGCACTTGCAACCTTGCAACAGAGGGTTGAGAATTTGCGGGCTCACCCATCCAATCTTAATTTTGTTAGAAATAGTAAAGGGGATGATGGTGATTGGGTGCAAATGACCCCACCCAAACACCATCGTAAACATTCCCTATGTCTGGCCATAGGTAACGAAGCTAACAGAATACCCATGCCATCAGACTTCAGCACCAAATGTATTCGACAAAGTCGTGTTTCATTCAAGCAAGAATCCATTAAAGAGAATGGAGGGGTCCTGCATAGTCCACTTGCTAAAACAAAAGAGTCTCGTCTGAGCCCAAAGAGGTGTTTGGCAAGGAGATCTGACTCATTACCAGCTTCTAAAAGACCTGACCTCAGTTGTGATGCTCGGTCCAACTCCGTCAGTGAAAACAAGTCAGTTGCAGCACGGCGCTTAGAATTTAAAGATGACATGGCTTTTGCATTGACCGAGGGTAATGAGCTCCCTCGTAAAGAAAAGATCAAACGGTTCTGGTCAGTGTTGTACAAGAAGAGACCGAAGTTAAAGATGCAAATAACAGAATCTAATGACTCATGCAAAGACAGTGATATGGCTGTTAGAACTGACAATGGGAATTCATTAAGTGTTCAAgggtttgatttgcataatggTGTTGTGGCTGTAGGGCGCCGTGGTGGATTCAGTGATAGTTTTGCAGCAGTTAGAAGCTTGGCATCAACCAAGGAAGAAGAAGCCACAGTGACTGTTCAGAGCAAACAAG ATACGTTATCTGCTGACCAAACGCCTCTTGGAAAGTCTCATATCTCGCACTTTG GAAGCATGCGAAAGAAAGGACTGGTTAAGAAAATACTTTCACCGATCTTCAAAACCAGCACCCAGCAGGGAGAAATAAGCAACCAGGTCTCGAGTCCAGTAGGAGAGGTTCCCCAGTACCCTGACAGTTCGGATGGCTATCTTCCAGGCCTTTCTCAGCGGCTCGTTGACATCGATGCGTCGCTGTTTGCGCGGGAAATCACCCTTATTGACAAAGAATTGTTCATCCGGATTCCTTGGCCCGAGCTGTCCAAGTGTGGCTGGATGACAAAGGACAAG TATGTGAGTTCTCCCAATGTGATGGCCATGGTGGAGTTTTTCAACCGCGTTGCTCTTTTAGCGGCGTCGGAAGTTTTATCCCAGGATACAGCTAGCGGTAGAGCGCGAGCGATATCAAAGGTCATACAG ATTGCCGACAAATGTCACCTATTGGGAAACTTCAATTCTCTCAAGGCTCTATTGGCTGGTCTCCAGTGCACCCCGGTCTACAGACTAAAAGAATCGTGGAAAGAAGTACCTTCAAAGAGAAAAAA GAAGTTTCGCGACTTGTCTATACTCATGGGCGAGAGTGATAACTTTATGTTATACCGCACTGAACTGTCCAACTGTTTAGAGAATGGCCCATGTTTGCCTTTCCTTGGGAACTTTTTAACTGAAATTGCACAGACTTACACTTACTTGTCTTGCTCAAGGAAAAAGCCACTGAAAAACGGTAAGGCTTCTCCTTTGCTGAGGCGCAACAATGACAAGATTGACTCTACAGATGGCGGCGCCATAAATGGCAAAATCACGAGAAGTAATGGAATAAGTGTGGTTAATGGAGGCATTCATCTCAATGGCGATTCAACCCTGCGTGACGCGCGTGACAGAGAAAATCTCACCCAGGAAGGCAATGGCAAGCGTAACGCAAAGGTCAAACGGACTCCGTCACGCAGTAAACTTTTTCGACTTCATAGCCGTCCAAATGGGACTGCCAGCGACGTTTCGTTGAATCGACGTGGAAACAATTGTGCTGAAGTTCTGGACATTTCCGACGGAAACTTGCGAAAAAGGCTAAATTCAAGTTCTGATTCTGTGATCACAAGTTCAAGCTCACTAAATGAGAATTCCACACCTCGTTCAAACTCGCGCACGTCATGTAGGCCCCCGCTCTTTAGGAGGCTTTCGGAGACGTCGCCGAATCAAAACGGTTCTTCGTTTTCGCTCAAGACGCCGAAACGGCGATTGTCGGAGACTAAATCCAGCGAAACTCGGCGCTCGTTTCTCAAGGGATTTATCCGAAGAACACCGAGCAGTCAATCGGTGAAGGAGGGCAGAGTATCGCAGGATCCATCGTCAGAGCAGCTTACGATGAGTCTTAGCACTCTGTCTATGAGTGAGAGCTCGAATCATGTGAAATCATTTGTCGACAGGCTTGCAAAGTCTCAGAGCAGTCCGTCAGTCAAGGAAGATGTGATAAGGGGTAGACTCTCTCCCGAGTTCAAGCCAAGCTCCAAGATCGAGGTCAATCGTTTGTCCAGTCGCAATTTATTGGCTGAAGATGCACCGCGTGGAAGTGTTAGCGAACTACTATCAG GGACAGAAAGGCAATTGTGGGGTTACCAGATCGCTTCCATCCAGTACAACTTCGTGAGCCGCCCGTTCGTGCGACACTTCCTTCTAAACGCTCCATTCAACTCCGAGGAAGAAAATTACAGACTGTCCCTGAAACGAGAAACCCCCAGCAAGAAAGCTAACACCTGA